A genomic stretch from Leptospira licerasiae serovar Varillal str. VAR 010 includes:
- a CDS encoding LA_3751/LA_3752 family putative glycosyltransferase codes for MKITGISKGFFLFSVFYFGILILLKPWEALFSDQFLKYHQAYSMFQSGFSTENLIYPSLDLDPKYSYFLWKAPMVFQIGDRMIGQYPIFLTLLIAPFLVFGWVPIVSILMGIFNLISAFILRRFWDLSWFWLVFTFFGTYIFLMGPELSEHPPLLLLELIGLTFFYKTEDKISNKLIGGIALGLGVWLRLEVLIFFVVFWTAGWIAFGKDWWKKSFWFSVSFSLVVLLLFLFHTLDYQHPIGPRYFQNFNTGEDQGTVLSRAFTILIGTYSMPGLLVYLPILLPLLYFFVKRSKEGKIQASFFHLGISAYVFVILIAFLAPNDGVSNWGPRYVGLALIPFVLVLKDITEVSEWKLGRSGKNLAFSILLFYSFGMTLAGFVNYQRSSKEIRAIRSIYVDSQATSLLFLDDVLCGSIGPSYFQKRVLCIHNETSGQGMDHIVSFLSKKHPGEKVGFISYSDAVVEYAAKLPESNNVLMHKYRMKVLAEAEIRPVWMELFSHAWKEKEVKTKGLWEYREYEIPKEQNGILRK; via the coding sequence ATGAAGATAACCGGAATTTCAAAAGGATTCTTTCTATTTAGCGTATTTTATTTTGGGATCCTAATTTTACTAAAACCATGGGAGGCGCTTTTTTCGGATCAGTTTTTGAAATACCACCAAGCTTATTCCATGTTCCAATCCGGTTTCAGCACCGAAAATCTGATCTATCCCTCTTTGGATCTGGATCCTAAATACAGTTATTTTCTTTGGAAGGCCCCAATGGTTTTCCAGATAGGCGACAGAATGATCGGTCAATATCCGATCTTTCTCACTCTTCTGATCGCACCTTTTTTAGTTTTCGGATGGGTCCCGATCGTTTCCATTTTGATGGGAATATTCAATCTGATCTCTGCTTTTATTTTGAGAAGGTTCTGGGATCTCTCCTGGTTCTGGCTGGTATTCACTTTTTTCGGGACTTATATCTTTTTGATGGGCCCCGAACTTTCGGAACATCCTCCTCTTCTTCTTTTAGAATTAATCGGACTCACTTTCTTTTATAAAACGGAAGATAAGATTTCGAATAAACTGATCGGGGGAATCGCTCTAGGACTTGGTGTTTGGTTAAGGCTAGAAGTTCTGATCTTCTTTGTAGTCTTCTGGACCGCAGGTTGGATTGCTTTCGGGAAAGATTGGTGGAAAAAATCTTTTTGGTTCTCTGTATCTTTTTCCTTAGTTGTACTCCTTTTATTCTTATTCCATACTTTGGATTACCAGCATCCGATCGGACCTAGATATTTCCAAAATTTTAATACAGGAGAAGACCAAGGCACGGTTCTTTCCAGGGCTTTTACGATCCTGATCGGGACTTATTCTATGCCTGGGCTTTTGGTCTATTTGCCTATACTTCTTCCTCTTCTTTATTTTTTCGTAAAAAGGTCCAAAGAAGGAAAGATCCAAGCGTCATTTTTCCATTTAGGGATCAGCGCTTATGTGTTTGTCATATTGATCGCTTTTTTAGCCCCGAACGACGGGGTTTCCAATTGGGGACCAAGATATGTAGGACTTGCATTGATCCCATTTGTTTTAGTTTTGAAAGATATTACCGAGGTTTCCGAATGGAAACTAGGAAGATCGGGTAAAAATTTAGCGTTTTCCATTTTACTATTTTATTCTTTCGGAATGACCCTTGCAGGTTTTGTGAATTACCAAAGAAGTTCCAAGGAGATCCGAGCTATCCGCTCCATTTATGTGGATTCCCAGGCTACTAGTTTATTGTTCCTGGACGATGTACTTTGTGGATCTATAGGGCCTTCTTATTTCCAAAAAAGAGTATTATGTATTCATAATGAAACTTCCGGGCAAGGAATGGATCATATCGTCTCTTTCCTTTCTAAAAAACATCCGGGCGAAAAAGTAGGATTTATCTCTTATTCAGACGCTGTGGTGGAATATGCCGCAAAACTTCCCGAGTCCAATAATGTCTTGATGCACAAATATCGCATGAAAGTACTCGCAGAGGCGGAGATACGTCCCGTTTGGATGGAATTATTCAGTCATGCTTGGAAAGAGAAAGAAGTGAAAACGAAAGGTCTTTGGGAATATCGAGAATACGAAATTCCCAAAGAACAAAATGGAATATTAAGAAAATAG
- a CDS encoding glycosyltransferase family 2 protein: protein MKLSIVIPCYNEKHTIKNILETVKKVPYKDKEIILVDDFSTDGTRELLKTAPFKKLVDQLVFHEKNQGKGAALRTGFKAAKGDIVIVQDADLEYDPFEIPDVIDPIYKGKADVVFGSRFMGGRAHRVVYYWHRLGNLFLTTLSNMFTNINLTDMETCYKAFRREVIQGIDIKENRFGFEPEITAKISKIPDIRIFEVGISYYGRTYAEGKKIGWKDGFRAIYCILRYNLFS from the coding sequence ATGAAACTTTCCATCGTAATTCCCTGTTATAACGAAAAACATACCATCAAAAATATTCTAGAAACCGTAAAAAAGGTCCCTTACAAGGATAAGGAGATCATACTTGTGGACGATTTTTCCACGGACGGAACGAGGGAGCTCCTAAAGACAGCTCCTTTTAAGAAGTTGGTGGACCAACTCGTATTCCACGAAAAAAACCAGGGAAAAGGTGCAGCGCTCCGTACGGGATTCAAGGCCGCCAAAGGTGATATAGTCATAGTACAAGACGCAGATCTGGAATATGATCCGTTCGAAATTCCGGATGTGATCGATCCGATCTACAAGGGAAAAGCGGATGTAGTTTTCGGAAGCAGATTTATGGGAGGAAGAGCTCACAGAGTCGTATACTACTGGCATAGACTCGGAAATCTATTCTTGACCACTCTTTCCAATATGTTCACGAACATTAATCTGACCGATATGGAAACCTGCTATAAAGCATTCCGTAGAGAAGTGATCCAAGGGATCGATATTAAAGAGAATCGTTTCGGATTCGAACCTGAGATTACTGCAAAGATCTCCAAAATTCCGGACATTCGGATTTTTGAAGTAGGGATCTCCTATTACGGACGCACTTACGCAGAAGGCAAAAAGATAGGTTGGAAAGACGGATTTAGAGCCATCTATTGTATCCTAAGATACAATCTATTTTCTTAA
- a CDS encoding LIC_10450 family protein produces MISRQAQDYIIVNSIDEIDPNKLSLAQLGTKYLDRNGNRYAVRFNKESRKAEIIRITLQKASEAEANKPKLGRVNPKATSNPLDLQKLSNLLKSTKHPSAEWVEHLAEKTKHSKPSSANSEKPAFAANAQKELDIAPSEGPDLSARMNSVQNDIFDLSKVDLNISDAGIATNAGKEDAPVFIENIEAGSNRETKYIEDSVQQFQKIKDRIESVLNNIRNSKIFEATGDPSENKNIVGNLGREFDIEFFQKLDKILNYHKELTSYPRSVTYYVAKYESHRKQALQSKTSDMEKLKLVIRWEMQELLLDLARKLKKMVLNALNVLNTKNENHLKQVAYNQQQMYKDARSALLYCSEDIGALLISLQKWADSEG; encoded by the coding sequence ATGATATCTAGACAAGCACAAGACTATATCATTGTGAACTCGATCGACGAGATCGATCCTAATAAACTTTCTTTGGCTCAATTAGGGACCAAATATTTGGACAGGAACGGGAACCGTTATGCGGTTCGTTTCAACAAAGAGAGCAGAAAAGCGGAAATCATTCGGATCACTCTTCAAAAAGCTTCCGAAGCGGAAGCGAATAAACCTAAATTAGGCAGAGTAAATCCTAAGGCTACATCCAATCCTTTAGATCTACAGAAATTATCCAATCTTCTTAAAAGTACCAAACATCCTAGTGCTGAGTGGGTGGAGCATCTGGCTGAAAAAACAAAACATAGTAAGCCGAGCTCCGCAAATTCCGAAAAACCTGCTTTTGCAGCTAACGCTCAAAAAGAATTAGACATCGCTCCTTCCGAAGGTCCGGATCTATCTGCCAGAATGAATTCTGTCCAAAACGATATATTCGATCTTTCCAAAGTTGACCTGAATATTTCCGATGCAGGAATTGCGACTAATGCCGGAAAAGAAGATGCTCCGGTTTTTATAGAAAATATAGAAGCAGGCTCCAACAGAGAAACGAAATATATAGAAGATAGCGTTCAACAATTCCAGAAGATAAAGGATAGGATCGAATCCGTATTAAACAATATTCGAAATTCTAAAATTTTCGAGGCGACCGGAGATCCTTCCGAGAACAAGAACATAGTAGGGAATTTGGGGAGAGAATTCGATATAGAATTCTTCCAAAAGTTAGATAAGATATTGAACTATCACAAAGAGCTGACTTCTTATCCTAGATCCGTCACCTATTATGTGGCAAAATACGAGTCTCATCGTAAACAGGCATTACAGTCCAAAACTTCCGATATGGAAAAATTAAAACTAGTGATCCGCTGGGAAATGCAGGAACTTCTCTTGGATCTGGCAAGAAAGCTCAAAAAAATGGTCTTGAATGCCTTAAACGTACTGAATACTAAAAACGAAAACCATCTGAAACAAGTGGCCTATAACCAACAGCAGATGTATAAGGACGCCAGAAGTGCATTATTATATTGCTCGGAAGATATAGGAGCCCTACTTATCTCCTTGCAAAAATGGGCCGATAGCGAAGGATAG
- the rpsT gene encoding 30S ribosomal protein S20, with amino-acid sequence MANIKSSEKDIRRTKRRNAANSQNRNRLRTQAKKILKALQDGEKDSLKSLFSQYSSLLDKAAKTNLIHSRNADRKKSRMALRINQAATA; translated from the coding sequence TTGGCGAATATTAAATCTTCAGAAAAAGATATCCGTAGAACGAAACGCAGAAATGCGGCGAATTCTCAAAACAGGAATCGCCTTAGGACCCAAGCTAAAAAGATCCTAAAAGCGCTCCAAGACGGAGAGAAAGACTCCTTAAAATCTTTGTTCAGTCAATATTCTTCTCTTCTGGACAAAGCTGCGAAAACCAACCTGATCCACTCTAGAAATGCTGACCGCAAAAAGAGTCGGATGGCATTGCGTATCAATCAGGCTGCAACCGCATAA
- the glmM gene encoding phosphoglucosamine mutase, which produces MALNHQKPVFQHPDLMVSVSGIRGIIPTGLSPDVIFHSLMAFGSRLKGNSVVIGRDSRPSGAYIENIAIGIMLAMGKNVIRLGIVPTPTVKAVVAQSGAAGGIMISASHNPVIWNAFKFIGPGGFFTNAQDLEGLLDLVRKEDYKPFQFKPNTDVEDGTDRIQAHIDSVLARVDVSAIKRKKFTVFLDAVNGGGSFVLPELLRRLGCKVILQHCTPDGTFPRPPEPTPEALKQSSRLIKKSKADIGFALDPDADRLVVLSPKKGAISEELTLPLSFMSYLAYNSIPKKASITVNLSTSFVNDWVADSVGIPTYRSKVGEANVVAEMIHRKSVFGGEGNGGVIDPAIPSFGRDSLSGVAHILNLLALKGEDAETVIGSLPAVHMRKIAYKIAGQKTEQIYSKFRSAFSEYKEDSRDGLRLANQDSWIHIRPSNTEPILRLIGEARTKKDLESLLNKAGKIMENS; this is translated from the coding sequence ATGGCTCTAAATCATCAAAAACCTGTCTTCCAACACCCGGATTTGATGGTTTCTGTATCCGGAATCCGGGGAATCATTCCCACCGGATTAAGCCCTGACGTCATTTTCCATTCACTTATGGCCTTTGGGTCCAGACTCAAAGGAAATTCAGTCGTTATCGGAAGAGATTCTCGTCCGAGCGGCGCTTATATAGAAAATATCGCGATCGGGATCATGCTCGCAATGGGCAAAAATGTGATCCGTTTGGGGATTGTTCCAACTCCAACTGTCAAGGCAGTTGTGGCTCAGTCTGGAGCTGCCGGCGGGATCATGATCTCTGCTTCTCATAACCCGGTGATCTGGAATGCATTTAAATTTATAGGACCTGGCGGATTTTTTACCAATGCGCAGGATTTGGAAGGTCTCTTGGATCTTGTCCGAAAAGAGGACTACAAACCTTTCCAATTCAAACCGAATACCGATGTAGAAGATGGGACCGACAGGATCCAAGCACATATCGACTCAGTTTTGGCCCGAGTGGATGTTTCCGCCATCAAACGTAAAAAGTTTACCGTATTTTTGGACGCTGTTAACGGCGGTGGAAGTTTCGTTTTACCCGAATTGTTAAGGCGCTTGGGTTGTAAGGTAATTTTGCAACATTGTACTCCTGATGGAACGTTTCCTCGTCCGCCAGAGCCTACACCTGAGGCGCTTAAACAATCTTCTCGTCTGATCAAAAAATCCAAAGCAGATATAGGTTTCGCTTTGGACCCTGACGCGGATAGACTTGTAGTTTTATCTCCTAAAAAGGGAGCTATCTCGGAAGAATTAACTCTTCCGCTTAGCTTTATGTCCTACCTTGCTTATAATTCGATTCCTAAGAAGGCATCGATCACCGTGAACCTCTCCACAAGTTTTGTGAACGATTGGGTCGCAGATTCCGTTGGAATTCCGACTTATCGATCTAAGGTGGGAGAAGCGAACGTTGTGGCAGAAATGATACACCGTAAGTCTGTTTTTGGTGGAGAAGGGAACGGAGGAGTCATCGATCCGGCGATCCCTTCTTTCGGAAGAGACTCTCTTTCCGGGGTGGCTCATATACTGAATCTGCTTGCCCTAAAGGGGGAAGATGCTGAAACTGTGATAGGTAGTCTTCCTGCGGTCCATATGCGCAAGATCGCCTATAAGATCGCAGGGCAGAAGACGGAGCAGATTTATTCTAAGTTTCGCAGCGCCTTCTCCGAATATAAAGAAGATTCGAGAGACGGTTTACGTTTAGCAAACCAGGACTCTTGGATACATATTCGACCTTCGAATACCGAGCCGATCCTCCGGTTGATTGGAGAGGCCAGAACCAAAAAGGATCTGGAATCCCTTTTAAATAAAGCCGGAAAGATCATGGAGAATTCATAA
- the glmS gene encoding glutamine--fructose-6-phosphate transaminase (isomerizing): MCGIVGYAGDKNVESVLIVGLIGLEYRGYDSAGIAVLDKGEIQVRKQKGKIKDLENYLKEHPIRGNVGIGHTRWATHGEPNQINAHPHTDSKSTVAVVHNGIIENYSELRQELKQKGFVFHSMTDTEVIPNLLAESRKRGLSNREAFLELFNRVHGKWAIAAVFDNEPDRVYFAQDGAPLLLGKGKEEYYLASDISPLTRNCREVYYINSKEWGYFTKTECKIFGFDGSEKEFEFKTQDIKFEDVDKGGYPHFMIKEIHEQPGIFRRIIQSRISESGEIEFPESTISREMMSKVNRIIIQAAGTSYYAGMLGKHYLENFAKIQTDTETSSEFRYRNPVVEGDTLIVGISQSGETADTLASLLEAKAKFIKVLSLVNNVNSTIARESDSFIRTDAGPEIGVASTKAFTAQVINLLLFSLYVARLKWIVSDEELKTLLEEIRLLPGKMERILAQAHILETWAADFTKTKDFVFLGRTYNHPVALEGALKLKEVSYIHASGYAGGEFKHGPIALITNEVPVVCIATKSEIYSKMLSNIQEIKARNGIIISIVTEGDREAKELSDYCFEVPDCPEILSPILNVLPLQLLAYYSAVARGCPPDQPRNLAKSVTVE, from the coding sequence ATGTGTGGAATCGTAGGATACGCTGGCGATAAGAACGTAGAATCCGTACTCATAGTAGGGCTCATCGGTTTGGAGTATCGTGGATACGATTCGGCCGGTATCGCGGTCCTGGACAAGGGAGAGATCCAAGTCCGTAAACAAAAAGGCAAAATTAAGGATCTGGAAAATTACCTAAAGGAACATCCGATCCGAGGTAATGTCGGGATCGGCCATACTCGCTGGGCCACTCATGGCGAACCGAATCAGATCAACGCTCACCCTCATACAGATTCCAAATCTACCGTTGCAGTAGTTCATAACGGGATCATAGAAAATTACTCGGAACTCAGACAAGAGCTCAAACAAAAAGGTTTCGTATTCCATAGTATGACGGATACCGAAGTCATTCCCAATCTTTTGGCTGAGAGCAGAAAAAGAGGATTATCCAACAGAGAAGCCTTTTTAGAATTATTTAATAGAGTTCATGGCAAATGGGCAATTGCAGCCGTGTTCGACAACGAGCCGGATCGTGTGTATTTCGCACAAGACGGAGCGCCTTTACTATTAGGAAAAGGTAAGGAAGAATATTATCTAGCTTCAGATATTTCTCCTCTTACTAGGAATTGTAGAGAAGTTTATTATATCAACTCCAAAGAATGGGGATACTTTACAAAAACTGAATGTAAGATCTTCGGATTCGACGGCTCCGAAAAAGAATTCGAATTTAAGACCCAAGATATCAAGTTTGAGGACGTGGACAAGGGCGGTTATCCTCATTTTATGATCAAGGAGATCCATGAGCAACCGGGGATCTTCCGTAGGATCATCCAATCCCGTATCAGCGAAAGTGGAGAGATAGAATTTCCTGAGAGTACAATCTCCAGAGAGATGATGTCCAAAGTAAATCGGATCATTATCCAAGCTGCAGGGACCAGTTATTATGCAGGAATGCTCGGAAAACATTATTTGGAGAATTTCGCAAAGATCCAAACAGATACTGAAACTTCTTCCGAGTTTCGTTATAGAAATCCTGTAGTCGAAGGCGATACTCTGATCGTGGGGATTTCTCAGTCCGGAGAAACTGCGGATACTCTTGCCTCTCTCTTGGAAGCAAAAGCAAAGTTCATCAAAGTACTTTCTTTGGTGAATAATGTGAACTCTACGATCGCAAGAGAATCGGATTCATTCATCAGAACGGATGCTGGACCTGAGATAGGTGTCGCGAGTACAAAAGCATTTACCGCGCAGGTAATCAACCTTCTTCTTTTTTCATTATATGTGGCTCGTTTGAAATGGATCGTTTCCGACGAAGAATTGAAAACCCTCTTGGAAGAGATCCGACTTCTTCCGGGTAAAATGGAAAGGATCTTAGCTCAGGCTCATATACTGGAAACTTGGGCCGCGGATTTTACTAAGACCAAAGACTTTGTATTCTTAGGTAGGACTTACAACCATCCGGTAGCCTTAGAAGGTGCTTTAAAATTAAAAGAGGTCTCTTATATCCATGCTTCCGGTTATGCGGGTGGGGAATTCAAACACGGACCGATTGCGCTGATTACGAACGAAGTGCCGGTTGTATGTATCGCGACCAAATCAGAAATTTATAGCAAAATGCTTTCCAATATTCAGGAAATCAAAGCCCGAAACGGTATTATTATCTCTATCGTAACGGAAGGGGATAGGGAGGCAAAAGAGCTTTCGGACTACTGTTTTGAAGTTCCGGACTGTCCGGAAATTTTAAGTCCGATCCTGAATGTTCTTCCTCTCCAACTTCTGGCCTATTATTCTGCCGTGGCTAGGGGTTGTCCTCCGGACCAACCTAGAAACCTAGCGAAGTCCGTCACAGTGGAGTAG
- a CDS encoding GlmU family protein, producing MGRIQRIWIDERETPPGLGALTRIRSFSEIRDGVLTPLQRLREQYPDAKILYSNSNSAFQKTFFERNPKISEYDDKDVDLIIRPEEFLPWKSLESVGKNIVLDLENHKDLRKWARKLKVKSGDFQVVGKSKHVHIHPSAKIYPGVVIDVTSGPVIIDKDVKVTSFSFLEGPLYIGQGTHVDNARITGNTSIGNVCRIGGEVGDSIILDFTNKHHEGFLGHSVVGSWVNLGALSTTSDLKNNYGVVKIREEHTEITTGSIKFGSIIGDFSKIGIGVMLNTGTVIDFGCNVVSSRASGYIPPFLWADGQPYILDLFLRDSRKIMARRNRELSHSESELIRILYETKVRK from the coding sequence GTGGGCAGAATTCAGAGAATTTGGATCGACGAGAGGGAAACTCCTCCTGGTTTGGGAGCCTTGACCAGGATTCGATCTTTCTCGGAGATTCGAGACGGGGTTTTGACCCCTCTCCAACGTTTAAGAGAGCAATATCCTGACGCAAAGATACTCTACTCAAACTCTAATTCAGCCTTTCAAAAAACATTCTTCGAAAGAAATCCTAAAATATCGGAATACGACGACAAAGACGTGGACTTGATCATTCGTCCCGAGGAATTTCTGCCGTGGAAATCCTTAGAGTCTGTAGGAAAGAACATTGTCCTGGATTTGGAAAATCATAAGGACCTACGTAAATGGGCTCGTAAGCTCAAGGTAAAGTCCGGGGATTTCCAAGTAGTAGGAAAGTCCAAACACGTTCATATTCATCCTTCCGCTAAAATTTATCCGGGTGTGGTCATAGACGTAACTTCAGGACCTGTGATCATAGACAAGGACGTAAAAGTAACTTCTTTTAGCTTTTTAGAAGGTCCGTTGTACATAGGCCAAGGCACTCATGTGGACAATGCACGCATCACAGGGAACACTTCTATAGGGAACGTCTGCAGGATAGGCGGAGAAGTAGGCGATAGCATTATATTAGATTTTACGAATAAACATCACGAAGGATTTTTGGGACATTCCGTTGTGGGAAGCTGGGTCAACCTGGGTGCATTATCCACCACCTCCGATCTTAAGAATAACTACGGTGTGGTCAAGATCAGAGAAGAGCATACGGAGATCACTACAGGTTCCATCAAATTCGGTTCTATCATCGGGGATTTTTCCAAGATAGGGATCGGAGTGATGTTGAATACCGGGACAGTGATAGACTTCGGATGTAATGTGGTCTCTTCTAGAGCAAGCGGATATATTCCTCCTTTTTTATGGGCGGACGGACAACCATATATCTTGGATCTATTCCTACGGGACTCCCGCAAGATCATGGCAAGAAGGAACAGAGAGCTTTCTCATTCCGAATCGGAACTTATTAGAATTTTATACGAAACCAAGGTCCGGAAATAA
- a CDS encoding carboxyl transferase domain-containing protein: MEVLESRISTSSPEYKENFKDLSEKVADLRKLLQKAGQGGGEKSIQKHKSRGKLTARERIQGLIDPNTPFLEFSALAGEKVYADDVPSAGIVTGIGKISGTPCVIVANDATVKGGTYYPLTVKKHIRAQEIALENRLPCVYLVDSGGAFLPMQDDVFPDKWHFGRIFYNQANLSRVGIPQISVVMGSCTAGGAYIPAMSDESVIVKGNGTIFLGGPPLVKAATGEIVTPEELGGADVHCRISGVTDHYAENDPHALEIARHIVSSLGARAKKLEDQIYYEEPLYPAEEIYGIIQKDIRKPYDVREVIARVVDGSRFQEFKKYYGTTIVTGFANIYGKTVGIIANNGVLFSESSLKAAHFIQLCNQREIPLLFLQNITGFMVGKKYENSGIAKDGAKMVNAVSTSVVPKYTVVIGGSYGAGNYGMCGRAFGPRFLWMWPNARISVMGGEQAANVLLTVKQEQLEKEGRSLSDAEQAEFKRPILEDYDNRSSCIYSTARLWDDGVLDPARTREALGLALYSDLSPKGIEPSYAIFRM, from the coding sequence ATGGAAGTTTTGGAATCGCGTATTAGTACGTCTTCCCCTGAATATAAAGAGAATTTTAAAGACCTTTCAGAGAAGGTCGCGGATTTACGTAAACTTCTCCAAAAAGCCGGACAAGGCGGAGGAGAAAAATCCATCCAGAAACATAAGAGCAGAGGAAAGCTCACTGCAAGAGAAAGGATCCAAGGATTGATCGATCCGAATACTCCTTTCTTGGAATTCTCCGCTTTGGCCGGGGAGAAGGTTTACGCGGACGATGTTCCTTCTGCAGGTATCGTAACCGGAATCGGAAAAATTTCCGGAACTCCTTGTGTGATCGTTGCAAACGATGCCACAGTAAAGGGCGGCACCTATTATCCTCTCACTGTCAAAAAACATATCCGTGCTCAAGAGATCGCGTTAGAGAATCGTCTTCCTTGTGTATATTTGGTGGATTCCGGCGGGGCATTTCTTCCGATGCAGGACGATGTATTCCCTGATAAATGGCATTTCGGTAGGATCTTTTATAACCAGGCAAATCTTTCCAGAGTAGGGATCCCTCAGATCTCTGTCGTAATGGGAAGTTGCACTGCGGGCGGCGCTTATATCCCTGCGATGTCCGACGAATCTGTGATCGTAAAAGGAAACGGGACCATCTTTTTAGGAGGGCCTCCTCTTGTAAAAGCGGCAACTGGAGAAATTGTCACTCCGGAAGAATTGGGTGGGGCTGACGTTCACTGTAGGATCTCAGGAGTGACCGATCATTATGCGGAGAATGATCCACATGCATTGGAGATCGCTAGGCATATCGTCTCTAGCCTAGGAGCAAGGGCGAAGAAGTTAGAAGACCAGATCTATTACGAAGAACCTCTTTATCCCGCAGAAGAAATTTATGGGATCATCCAGAAAGATATCCGCAAACCGTACGATGTAAGAGAAGTGATCGCAAGGGTAGTGGACGGATCCAGATTCCAAGAATTCAAAAAATATTATGGAACTACCATTGTTACCGGCTTTGCGAATATATACGGAAAGACAGTAGGTATCATTGCAAACAACGGAGTTTTATTCTCCGAAAGTTCTTTGAAGGCAGCTCATTTCATCCAGCTTTGTAACCAAAGGGAGATCCCTTTACTCTTCCTACAAAACATCACAGGTTTTATGGTAGGGAAGAAGTATGAAAACTCTGGGATCGCGAAAGACGGCGCCAAAATGGTAAACGCAGTCTCCACTTCCGTTGTTCCAAAATACACTGTGGTGATCGGCGGCTCCTACGGAGCGGGAAATTACGGAATGTGCGGCCGGGCATTCGGACCTAGATTCTTATGGATGTGGCCAAACGCTCGAATTTCCGTGATGGGAGGTGAACAGGCTGCAAATGTTCTTCTCACAGTAAAACAGGAACAATTGGAGAAGGAAGGAAGATCTCTCTCCGATGCGGAACAGGCAGAGTTCAAAAGACCTATATTAGAAGATTATGATAATCGTTCTTCTTGTATCTATTCTACTGCAAGACTTTGGGACGATGGTGTCTTGGATCCTGCCCGTACGAGGGAAGCTTTAGGTTTGGCATTGTATTCCGATCTTTCCCCTAAAGGTATAGAGCCTTCTTACGCGATCTTCCGGATGTGA